DNA from Gavia stellata isolate bGavSte3 chromosome 16, bGavSte3.hap2, whole genome shotgun sequence:
tGCAGGACCTCTGGAAAAAGGACAGGTAAAAAATGAAGCTCTAAGAGAATTGAGAGTTGAGCTCAGCAAGAAACACAAGGCACGGGAGCTGGATGGATTTGGCCTTTATCTGTAAGTTTCTACATGTATTTCTAATGTATTCATGTGTATTTGTGTGGATATGCAGAGTTTTATGATTCTGATTAACTTGATAACTTTCCGTTACAGGTATGGTGTTGTGCTGCGGAAGCTGGACCTGGTGAAAGAAGCAATAGACGTGTTCGTTGAAGCTGCCCATGTCTTACctttgcactggggagcctGGCTGGAGCTTTGCAACTTGATTACAGATAAAGAGATGGTAAAACTTGGGAGATATCGAGATATGCTAACGAATTCCAGGGTTTAAGCTGATTCAGTAACCAGTGGTTCAGTTGCCACAAGATTGATGTTGCCCACTGCTTTATTCTGTGACACTATCAGGCAAGGCAATCCAAGACTGTAAATCATGTTGTTAAAGCCTCTTTCTTCAATTGCTTGCCATGCTGTAGTTTGAGACTCTTTATACAGGCAGGGCTAATTTCTTACCATTCACCCACAAAGTGGTTTAAGAAATGGCTAATTCACGTATTCTGAATACATGAATAGTTGTCAGCAGGGTTATTTCCTTGTCACATGAAGGAGATCTTCCTAAGATACttattactttgtttttttgtggtttggtttttttttttccttaatcgGGTTCTAGTTCCACAGTTATTGAGCATTTTTGGTGTCCTGAAAGGGTATATAGAATCActgtttttaaagctaaaaaaataatgtaggTGTTCCCTTTGTCAAATACAAAGCCGCACATATGAAATGAACTATATCAAAGAATTGAActtagaaataaaaccaaaataggttatttttctttatgcatgGGATTTTGAAACCACTCCTAGAATTCTTCAGTCAATTCTGGCTGgtggaatatttaaaaaaagtagagGTGGCACAGAAGAGAGCCTTACTGATTtgtggaagaagggaaatgCATTTTTGATGAGATTATTTGGAGTCTGTTTACTTAACTCATCAAAAATAGTGATGTGATATTGATGTTCTACGACAGGAAGAAAGTACAGTCTTTCGAAGGACTTCTGCTTCAGCCACTGGCCTTATTTCTCCATTTAATTCAGAAGTCAGGTGCTGTCAGACTTGAAGACAATAATTCCTTCACTGATTGACCAAATGAAATGGCTTCAATTCTTTTGCAGTTTCAGCAGTCATGGGAATAGATTGGAAGTGATTAAATAGGATTGCGTGGTCCATATTGTACTGCTTCTTAGACTGGATGTCTTAATGCTCCTTTCCTGTTTCAATATTCTCAATTTATAGGCATTATTTAGTCTCTCCTTTGGAAAAACCTGATATTAATTCTCGGTCCTAATACTACTCTTTTGTAGCTGGTGTTATGGTTTAAGAAAGCGATTGCAGGAAAGCCTCCTACCTCGAGACCATCTACTAAATCATGGGAGGGAAGATAATGGATTCTTTGCTGCAGGTGGCTGTTAGAATACTACTGATTgtcatctcttcctcctcttctttggTTCTTGCTAGTTGAAGTTCCTGTCCTTGCCAGATACGTGGATGAAAGAGTTCTTTCTTGCACACATTTATACAGAGCTGCAGCTGATAGAGGAGGCTCTGCAGAAGTATCAGAGTCTCATTGATGCAGGATTTTCCAAAAGCACTTACATCATCTCTCAGATTGCAGTTGCCTACCATAATATCCGAGGTCAGTGACGCTTACTAACTAGTAGGAATGAGCCTTTTAATGCGAACTGGCATTTATAGTTCTTGTTCTCCCATCTGatgttctttcttcagataTTGACAAAGCTTTATCCATCTTTAACGAGCTAAGGAAACAAGATCCTTACAGAATAGAAAACATGGACACTTTTTCCAACTTGCTATATGTAAGGGTAAGCACTCTTTCTATTACCTGTCCATAATGATGGTATTTATCAGAGGTTATGTTAAACACTGGCAAAGCAGCTGGTGCTGTCTGACCTCTCTGAATATAGGCTTTCAGcatctgctttttgctttacaACTCCATGAAATAGATGTAATGTATGCATTGCTAACTGCCTAGGTTTTCTTTGAAACTGTAACATGCTCCTTTTCTCAtcactttcatttctttgtttcactAGAGCATGAAGCCTGAGTTGAGCTACCTGGCTCACAATCTCTGTGAGATAGACAAGTATCGTGTTGAGACCTGCTGTGTAATTGGTGAGAGCCAGCTCTTCCACACGTTCTTATGCTGTCCACAGGGTGTGCGAGGAAATCTTAGAAACACATGTGAAAATGATCAGCCAGCAAGGCTATCAAAAACACTTGGTGAATGTGGTTTCAGGCAGTCCAAAAAGCAGACCAAATGACCAAGTACCCTTTCCCCTCATTTCTCTCTGAAAGAGCTGCTGTAATACTATCGGTGCAGAAAGGAGTTGAAGAAATCATTATGAAGGCCCATGTAGCTGATAATCTCTTTATAGTCTTGAAACTCCAATGGAAATAATTATGTGTCAGGACAAGGAAATTAATTTGGTAGATCATGATTTAAGTCTTAAGGCCAGAGGGATGGGATCTTAATTGATTGGTACAATCAGAAATGGATTGACCAGAACACTGGAGAACAGACTGCTATTAGGACTCCTGGGGTTTCAATCAGAGCTGCCTTTAATAGGactctttctttttataatttaaGTTAGGAGGTAGTAGATAATAcctcttccatttattttctacttctctgctttttttgtttgtttatggggttttttttttaatttctttaaatatcgTGACTTTTGCTTTAGGGAATTATTATAGCTTGCGTTCCCAGCATGAAAAAGCAGCACTCTATTTCCAGAGGGCCTTGAAACTGAATCCTCGTTATCTGGGAGCCTGGACACTCATGGGACATGAGTATATGGAAATGAAGAACACATCTGCTGCTATCCAGGCTTATAGGTATCACTCACATACTGCACAAAATGATGTTTGAGTCTGCATACATGACGATTGAAGTAgtatcttctatttttttcttctatttttttatttagtcttTTGCTGaattctgttttggttttgatcctGACTGCTTTGACAAGttcatctccttttctttgaCAGACATGCAATAGAGGTGAACAAAAGGGACTACAGAGCATGGTATGGCTTGGGGCAAACCTATGAAATCCTCAAAATGCCATTTTACTGTCTCTATTACTACCGACGGGCCCACCAGCTCAGGTAGAGTTGAGAATGGAGCTGTGTTTATTAGTGTTCACTGTGACATTGTTGCTACTAGCTAAGGAATTTACATGCAGGAACTAAgttggggaagggagagcatCAATGCTATGGGATTTGTGCAGTCTCACTATTCCAAATCCTTTTAGTTGTATTAGCTAACTATTAACAAAGGCTTTGTCAGTTAAATGCCAAGGAACACTGGTCAGGAATATAAGTGATGTTTTGTGTAAGAGAGGATGACAGGCACTGCCagatgtagattttttttttttcttccccctcgCCCCCACCCCGGAGTTCAGCTGGCTATCCATTAAACTCCATTTAGGAATTTATCTTTTACAGACCAAATGATTCTCGTATGCTGGTTGCTCTAGGAGAATGCTATGAGAAACTCAATCAGCTGGTGGAAGCTAAAAAGGTGAGAACTGATGCGTGGATGTCTCCCAGGACACTAGGTGGAGACGCAGCAAAATTGTGTACCTAGTGCTACTGGAAATGCATACAGTGTGTTGTTAGGAGCTTATTGAAACCATTTCTGTGGCAGTTACGATTCGGAAGTTCTGCTGCAATGTAACTAGAGCAGCTGATAAATAAGAAAGTCATCTACAGATGATACATTCCCCTTTGCTGGAAAGccatgttattttctgtttctaactTGCTTGCATGAGTCATGAACTGGAGTTGTTTTTGTGGTGTGCTTGACTGACTTTCCTTCCTTGACAGTGCTATTGGAGAGCTTATGCTGTGGGAGATGTGGAAAAAATGGCACTGGTGAAACTAGCAAAGTGAGTATGTACTATTGAACTGTCAATATTGTGTTACATGCAACTAGCACTTTGATGcctaataataaaatactaaatGTAAAACAAGTAGAATTGCTGTTAGGTAGTATTACTTTTTGAGCTGAGTAATAACTGGTATCTTCAGGTCTGTAGTGACTGCAAATTCTGGTGTCTAGCTTTAGCTTTAAGTTTCCCCCAGGATAACTAAAGGGAGTCATAGCATAATGTGGGTTGCGAGGGACCTCTGAATCCTGAGGTGATTTGAGCAGGCAGTGCTAGCAATTGTATTTGTTGTATTGAAACTTAAAGCAATCCATGATGGTAGATGATGTACAAAATTGtagattgtttttttttctttaatttttttttttccccagtatatGGTTGTGACATTGGGAAAGGGTCTAATGTGAAATAAATGTGAATACTCTGACATCAGCACTAATTTTTGGTGGGGACAAAGTAATATAAAGTGGAAAAagtgaaggggaaagaaaaggtcaAGTGAAAGGTGAAGCTGCTGTACAAAGACTTTTGGGATGTAGTGGGGAACGAAGGAGCACTGGAGGAAATAGCCAGTAAATAGGATGGCAAAGGTCTGTTAAAAGCTTTAAACTGTAACAGAATGAGCAAAGGTCCCTGCTTTGGATGTCGCTGCTTCTAACAGTTAGTATCTGACTGGCTCCCTTTCTGgtaatgtaaatgttttcaagCTGGATCATCTCTTTCCATGAGGGGCAGTACACGGTGCATGTCTTGAaaattctgaaggaaaagaCCTGGCTTTAGTCCAGGTCAGGTTGAGTAGGTACTTACTCATAGACCAAGAAGGTCTTCGACAGTGCAGTCTTGTTCCAGTGgcccatttttctccttttctaggCTGCATGAACAGCTGAATGAATCTGAACAGGCAGCTCAGTGCTATATCAAATACATCCAGGATATCTATTCCTGTGGGGTAAGATGATACCTTGGGAATAAAAGGAGAAGTAAACATGGTGTAGAACTACCTTGGAAGGCACTCAAAGGTGATGGTTTTTACCTCCCTCACTGTAGGAGATAGTAGAGCACCTGGAGGTCAGCACTGCCTTCCGTTACCTGGCCCAGTACTACTTCAAGTGTAAGCTCTGGGATGAAGCCTCAGCATGTGCTCAGAAATGCTGCGCATTCAATGATGTGAGTAGTTGTGCAATCTTCAGCGTTTCTTTCTTTGGGGATCTATGACCTTGATCTTGGCTCCCCTCAGAGTAGAAGGAATCCTTTATTGAAGGAATGAGGGCTGTCTGCCATGCAGGTCACATCCTGAGTGGTGATGTATACCTGATCACTAATGCTGCTTATAATTGACTAAAATCAAGGAATATGATGTAGATAGTAAAATTGAATCATGCCTCATTGGTGTTCACTAAATAAAAGAATTTTAGGCTCCACGTGGCAGTCTCAAGACTGCTGAAAATTTTGGTGGTGAGGAGGCGGTTAAATGGTCACAAACTCCCACACACTGTGTAGCAACGGTACtcacataacttttttttcatcttctctgtgTAGACAGTACAGAGGGTATAATAGTACTTGGGTTTTGTATGTGACACTGTTCTGAGATGTTCTGTAGCTGTAAGTGGGCAATTTAGGATTTTTAACTTCAGCCTAGAGGTAGACACTAGCCACGAGTGCAGGGTGTTTGGCCTATCCTTAACAAAGCTGTCTGCAGCTCTGGAGAACCTGAATTCTGCTTATTTGAAGCTTCTCCAATCTACTTTTTACTGCAATACTTAGACAGCTTCAGTGGTTGATGGTAACACTGTCTGAAATACCCATGTAACATGCAAATCAGATGAGTCAAAGGAGGAGAGGCTAAAAAAAAGTGACATACCTTAACATTTTTaagtagcagaagaaaaaagaaattaggatGGTTATTTTATAGCTTGCAGCCTTACAGAATGACAAACTACTGTAACCTGTACTGCTTACATACTGAATTTTACCCAGAAACCACCCATCCATAGgtgcattgttttgttttttacaaatTGTTTTCAGACTAGAGAAGAAGGGAAGGCCCTGCTGCGGCAGATCTTACAGCTTCGCAACCAAGGAGAAACCTCATCCACAGATATTTCTgctccctttttcctccctgcatCATTGTCAGCCAACAACACTCCCACACGTCGTGTCTCCCCACTCAATCTGTCTTCTGTAACACCATGAACAATGCTGATACTTCTAACCTGTGCATTGAATGGGATGTTGCAGATGGGGCTTACAACCCCTTCTTTCCAGTGAAATTTCTACATTGATTATTGCCTTCACGTGAAGGGTAGGAGTTATCAGAGCCCACAACTGAAGATGGATGTGCCCTAACAGGCAAAGGTGCAGCCTATGTGAAAGTGCCTATGCTGAGATGTGAGAA
Protein-coding regions in this window:
- the CDC23 gene encoding cell division cycle protein 23 homolog, yielding MAAAGVVAGLGSSDFSDLREIKKQLLSVAERSRERGLQHSGKWASELAFALDPLPLSELPPPPALTEEDARDLDAYTLAKSYFDLKEYDRAAYFLRGCKSQKAYFLYMYSRYLSGEKKKDDETVDSLGPLEKGQVKNEALRELRVELSKKHKARELDGFGLYLYGVVLRKLDLVKEAIDVFVEAAHVLPLHWGAWLELCNLITDKEMLKFLSLPDTWMKEFFLAHIYTELQLIEEALQKYQSLIDAGFSKSTYIISQIAVAYHNIRDIDKALSIFNELRKQDPYRIENMDTFSNLLYVRSMKPELSYLAHNLCEIDKYRVETCCVIGNYYSLRSQHEKAALYFQRALKLNPRYLGAWTLMGHEYMEMKNTSAAIQAYRHAIEVNKRDYRAWYGLGQTYEILKMPFYCLYYYRRAHQLRPNDSRMLVALGECYEKLNQLVEAKKCYWRAYAVGDVEKMALVKLAKLHEQLNESEQAAQCYIKYIQDIYSCGEIVEHLEVSTAFRYLAQYYFKCKLWDEASACAQKCCAFNDTREEGKALLRQILQLRNQGETSSTDISAPFFLPASLSANNTPTRRVSPLNLSSVTP